The Leptospira sp. WS60.C2 genome includes the window TTTGATGACAAGGCCATCGACTGGGAATGGCATTTTGTCTTTTTTCTTGCGAAAAGATTCAATTTCTTTTACTAACTTGTTTCCAACGAGAATTGTCGTATCTGGAGCAAGAGGGAATTTCTCTTTTTTTAGAAGACTTAATATATCTTTATGAGAATTGATTCCTTTTCTCGAACTAAAAAAATAGACATCATAAACAAAAATTCTTAACGGACGTTTGGCGACTTCTAATGGATCTTTTTGTTTAATGGAACCTGCTGCCAAGTTTCTTGGATTCGCAAATTTACCACCATACTCTTCATTGAATTCTTCGAAATCAGAGAAGGTCATAAAGATCTCACCGCGAACGGATAAGTTTAACGGCTCTGATAAAGTTTTTGGGATTGTTGAGATGGTTTTTACATTTTCTGTAACGATATCACCAATTCCACCGGTTCCCCTTGTGACACAATTTACGAGTGTACCATTTTCATAGTATAACAAGATAGAGGCGCCATCGATTTTCCATTCTAAAGAATACTCTTCCTCGGAACCTGTTTTTTCTATCCATTCCGAAAGCTCTACTTCATTATAGGTGTTCTCTAAGGATAAAACAGGTACTTTGTGTTTGAACTTGGAAAATTGAGGACTTAAATCAGATCCAACCTGTGCTGTTGGCGAAGAAACATCCGAAAATTCGGGAAATTCTTTTTCTAGTTTTTGTAGTTCCTTAACAAGTAGATCGAATTCTTTATCGGATATGACTGGTGCATTGTCTTTGTAGTATAAATCATTGTGACGATTGATTTCTTTACGAAGTTCGATAATGCGATTTTTGGGATCTTCGGGTTTTGATTTTTTAGGCAATCAGAAAACTCCAGCTTGCATGTATTGTTCTGGATCAGTTTTTCCTTCCTCAGAAATGAAAATTTCATAATGAAGGTGAGGTCCCGTTACGTTGCCAGTCGCTCCTACTTCCGCAATCTGTTCACCAGCTTTCACTTCTTGCCCATTTCTTACATAAATTCTGGAGCAGTGACCGTATAACGTGCTAAAGCCGAAGTCATGTTGGATGATCACATGGTGTCCATATCCAACATTGGAGTAAGTGACACGGACCACTCGTCCGGGAGCGGCAGCATAAATTGGTGTGCCAGTGGCATTTGCCATATCCAAACCATCATGGTATTCCCAATAACCTGTCGTTGGTGACTTTCTCATCCCGAATGGAGAAGTTAAATTGTAAGAATACATTGGATTGAACAAAGGAGATCGGGACAATATATCAGACCTTTGGTATAAAAATTGGAAATTTGCTTCCACCAAACGTTGGTAATTATCCATTCGGTGTTTGAGTTGTCTCAGTTCATAAATTTCATTTAGATACTTTCGACCAATGTCGAGTTGTTTGTCTTCTTTTTCTTCTTTTTGGAGTGAATCAACAGCTGTGGATTCAATCCAGTCTTCCGCTGGTATTTTTAATAATTCTTCATCATTGCCATCAATCAATGTAAAAAGTTCCAACATGTTTTCGTTGAGTTTGGAATACTCTTCTTTCATTTCTTCTAGTTGATTGGCATGTGTGATATAGGTATCAAAATAAGTTCCGTAAATTTTGGAGAGTTGGTTGATTTGTGACTGTGTGTTATTGGAGCGAACAATTCCAAAAATTGCCAAACTCAATAGACCTAAAGTGAGTCCCAAAAAAAATAAGATGGTAAAATGTGATATTTGAAAGTGGAAAGAACTATCATATCCGTGGGGGATCACGAGAATGGTCATCCGTTGGTGACCTTTTTCTTTCACCTTATCAATCTGTTTCTTGATTTTCGGATTGTCTTGTGAAAAAACAGACGTAATCTCTTTAATTTTTTTCTTCATGACGAACCACGATTCCTACATAAATAAGACGCTCCGATTCCTTTCCAGGGTCAAGTGGAAATCCCTGTTTCTGGGTTTGTCAGTTTTTTTTGGTATTCTTGTTTTTGTCACATTGGCTTCCAATTTAGGATTTTGGATGGTATACCAGAATTCCATTCACTCCAGTCTCACTTCGGAAATCCCTGAAGCAGAAGTTGCCATTGTTCCTGGAGCTGCTGTTTATGGAAAAACACCTTCGCCCGTTCTTATGGATCGTTTGGAATGTGGACTTAAGTTGTACAAAGAAAGAAAGGTAAAAAAAATCTTACTTTCAGGTGACAATGGACAATCGGATTACAACGAACTTCGACCGATGCTTGAGTACATGTTGTCACATCAAGTCAAACCAGATGATATCTTTGTGGATCATGCTGGCTTTCGAACTCTTGATACCTTGATTCGTGCTAAAGAAGTTTTTTTAGTGAAAAAAGCAATCTTCGTTAGCCAATCCTTTTTTTTGCCAAGAGCTATATATCTTGGCCAAGAATTAGAACTGGAGTTATACGGCTACGAATGTAACCTACGAACTTATAAGAAGGAAACGTATTATATTTTTCGAGAGTTTTCTGCAAGAATGCTTGCTTGGTGGGATATCCAGTGGGATACACCACCTAAGTATCTTGGAAAACCATATCCGATTGAAGGTAGTGGAATGAGCACTTGGAAAGGTTCTATTCCTGTTTCGTTACCTAAGTGAAGATTGTGTTTCGACTTAAATCTGTTTCTTTCATATCAATCCTAGTTGGTTTCGTATCTTTAGGAATCTTTCTCTGGTTACCCAAAAATTTGTTTTCCTCAAAGGTGGAGGCAC containing:
- a CDS encoding M23 family metallopeptidase — protein: MKKKIKEITSVFSQDNPKIKKQIDKVKEKGHQRMTILVIPHGYDSSFHFQISHFTILFFLGLTLGLLSLAIFGIVRSNNTQSQINQLSKIYGTYFDTYITHANQLEEMKEEYSKLNENMLELFTLIDGNDEELLKIPAEDWIESTAVDSLQKEEKEDKQLDIGRKYLNEIYELRQLKHRMDNYQRLVEANFQFLYQRSDILSRSPLFNPMYSYNLTSPFGMRKSPTTGYWEYHDGLDMANATGTPIYAAAPGRVVRVTYSNVGYGHHVIIQHDFGFSTLYGHCSRIYVRNGQEVKAGEQIAEVGATGNVTGPHLHYEIFISEEGKTDPEQYMQAGVF
- a CDS encoding vancomycin high temperature exclusion protein; translated protein: MTNHDSYINKTLRFLSRVKWKSLFLGLSVFFGILVFVTLASNLGFWMVYQNSIHSSLTSEIPEAEVAIVPGAAVYGKTPSPVLMDRLECGLKLYKERKVKKILLSGDNGQSDYNELRPMLEYMLSHQVKPDDIFVDHAGFRTLDTLIRAKEVFLVKKAIFVSQSFFLPRAIYLGQELELELYGYECNLRTYKKETYYIFREFSARMLAWWDIQWDTPPKYLGKPYPIEGSGMSTWKGSIPVSLPK